The proteins below come from a single Halobacillus salinarum genomic window:
- the ppaX gene encoding pyrophosphatase PpaX, producing MSIRTILFDLDGTLIDTNELIIASFMHTIEQHGGRSYSRQEVLDFIGPPLKESLSKIDPDRVDELIEVYRKHNIEHHNAYVKAYEGVVETVQLLKERGFKLGIVTTKLRNTVELGLNITGLDGLFDTIITLDDVTNAKPHPEPVAKALQALDSCASEALMVGDNTHDIEGGKNAGTKTAGVAWTVKGREVLEQLHPDYMLMQMNDLLEITGG from the coding sequence TTTGATTTAGATGGTACGCTGATTGATACAAATGAATTAATTATTGCCTCTTTTATGCACACGATTGAGCAGCATGGAGGCCGTTCATATTCCAGGCAGGAAGTGCTTGATTTTATCGGCCCTCCTTTAAAAGAAAGCTTAAGTAAAATCGATCCGGACCGGGTAGACGAATTAATTGAAGTTTACCGCAAACACAACATTGAACATCACAATGCTTATGTGAAAGCCTATGAAGGTGTGGTAGAAACGGTCCAGTTGCTGAAAGAAAGAGGCTTTAAACTGGGAATTGTAACGACCAAACTGCGTAACACAGTCGAACTTGGTCTCAATATCACCGGCCTTGATGGTCTGTTCGATACGATCATAACGTTAGACGATGTGACAAATGCAAAACCTCATCCAGAACCAGTAGCTAAAGCACTGCAAGCGTTAGATTCGTGTGCAAGCGAGGCACTTATGGTTGGAGATAACACCCATGATATTGAGGGAGGTAAGAATGCGGGCACGAAAACTGCAGGAGTAGCCTGGACAGTCAAAGGCAGGGAAGTGCTTGAACAGCTTCATCCAGACTATATGTTAATGCAAATGAACGATTTGTTGGAAATAACTGGAGGATAA
- a CDS encoding acyltransferase — MRKTERYRVHGANSLWHIYKTVPFFKVIKNFIVIQIARYTPILKVKNWLYRSLLQMEVGRETAFALMVMVDIMFPERISVGRNSVIGYNTTILAHEYLIKEYRLGDVVIGDEVMIGANTTILPGVTIGNGAIISAGTLVHKDVPPGVFVGGNPMTVIYSKEEMDKRAAVDEFLKGGEAEYGD; from the coding sequence ATGAGAAAGACTGAGCGGTATAGAGTGCATGGGGCGAATTCGCTGTGGCACATATATAAAACGGTACCTTTCTTCAAAGTAATAAAAAACTTTATCGTGATTCAGATTGCCCGTTATACGCCTATCTTGAAAGTAAAGAACTGGCTGTATCGCTCTTTGTTGCAGATGGAAGTGGGCAGGGAAACCGCATTTGCGCTTATGGTAATGGTAGATATTATGTTCCCGGAGCGGATATCGGTTGGTCGTAATAGTGTCATTGGCTACAACACAACGATTCTTGCTCATGAGTACTTAATTAAGGAATACAGACTGGGAGACGTGGTCATTGGTGATGAGGTGATGATAGGAGCTAATACCACCATTCTTCCTGGGGTAACTATTGGAAATGGAGCTATTATTTCTGCCGGTACGCTCGTTCATAAAGACGTTCCTCCCGGCGTATTCGTTGGAGGAAATCCAATGACTGTTATCTATTCTAAGGAAGAGATGGACAAGCGAGCAGCGGTGGATGAGTTTTTGAAAGGTGGGGAAGCTGAATATGGAGATTGA
- a CDS encoding glycerol-3-phosphate responsive antiterminator, giving the protein MEIEQQVLPAVKKIKDFEKLLDSSTTYIIILDSRLGLLKKLVKVGHKASKKVFVHVDLIQGLRADEYGMEFLGQEVKPDGIISTRSQAIIQAKKYNLCTVQRLFLIDSQAINHHMKLIQKTKPDYVEVLPGILPGMITEIKDRLGVPVIAGGLIRTHEEIEDAIGAGASAVSTSRAALWPS; this is encoded by the coding sequence ATGGAGATTGAACAGCAGGTGCTTCCAGCCGTGAAAAAGATCAAAGACTTCGAGAAGCTATTGGATAGCAGCACCACCTATATTATTATCCTTGACAGTAGGCTGGGTCTACTAAAAAAGCTAGTGAAAGTCGGCCATAAAGCGAGCAAAAAAGTGTTTGTGCATGTTGATTTAATCCAAGGACTGAGAGCAGATGAGTATGGCATGGAATTTCTAGGCCAGGAAGTAAAACCTGATGGAATCATTTCTACTCGGTCACAAGCAATCATTCAGGCGAAAAAATATAATCTTTGTACCGTACAACGGTTGTTTTTAATTGACAGTCAGGCGATTAATCATCATATGAAACTTATCCAAAAAACAAAGCCTGACTATGTGGAAGTTTTGCCAGGGATTTTACCGGGAATGATAACAGAGATTAAGGATCGTTTAGGCGTACCAGTAATCGCTGGCGGATTAATCCGTACCCATGAAGAAATTGAGGACGCCATCGGTGCAGGTGCTTCTGCGGTATCTACTTCACGGGCGGCACTATGGCCATCCTAA